The following are encoded in a window of Flavobacteriales bacterium genomic DNA:
- a CDS encoding response regulator, whose product MAWMLPADGAGQAVNTRLYTTEDGLSVGMPTDVYRDDNGFLWVLGQQGIQRFDGHRFESFNRLVPDTLQRSLIGVPRFHVDPEGWVWLVEKNGRHALRFDPLTERTEVKVGPIVLPTKPDMQRICPYLYPFYDVLQPLGSPESLRKRVRELAGYEYRPWAFQRTRDGRIWLHRSDARIVPLGPATGPETPLRQPAAAQDRAISLSTGSFWLPRPDGSLQRIQLPHAELGHMVEFHDLDDAGGYWLMVGGHHLMYVDLQTGETIDHGKLVARASRVFRDTEGILWSCTEAGLLRLREPLPWFTPIAASPTSGVNAGKGRSIRGLVEESGARYLMFEDNGGMLRVDASGSITTMAARSPDGGTALVEGICKAANGTVWVISDGRLHAFVGDGPQLRPGPTVHGARITSLHASRSGDRCILFLENDSAVLFDPAAERLGGPFPLSKAQDAEVLLTGQRLYVPDSRGLRIVELGSMRVRTIDLRLSEPMLEKGVRGIVPAGHMLHIGTSNGILCVDTNTWRVIRHISEADGLADPVVFSLLGERDRLWVGTNNGLTLVDPNTGQCLNFRMEDGLPFNEFNTGPVLLDAGGRCWMGGQNGLVHFDPAEVSAIPRDGARLRPVQLRISDDRATTWTEHHTGLSQRITLRPHERTMSIAFALDKLTDPSAHRFSYYLEGLEPPWFNTGDRAEVSYHGLTPGDYRFRVKAFDHRGVAALNELDIPITVMQVWYLRKWAIALWLALLALITVVLLRQATRRRAKLAEAARVLELNAFKDRFFANVTHEFRTPITVIQGLAGQLGADTTAPAEVQGKAAVIQRNSQRLLGLVDQVLDLTRLEHGRLELDRRPGQLRAYLRRILRAHHSLAGVRGLRLDVEVTGDDVIVLYDAERLRQIADNLVGNALKFTPPAGVVTVRAIIASHVLCDLTLEVSDTGPGMAEADLPRIFDRFFQSESHDRIASGGTGIGLALVKELVDAMGGKVLVESELGKGACFTVKLSLEYAEPGQVAQPADEEQVPVSTQEPAPVAEARTFDGDRPVLLVVEDDPDVGDYIMDCVSAQHHVLRARDGDQGLAMAREHIPDLILSDVMMPGMDGFALCHALKGDALTSHIPVAMLTARSDQPSRLEGITRGADAYLVKPFDERELLAVLENLHRLQRNIQQRYQREWEERTAALEKAGSEGRETGPRSNGGPIPEDIEHVFLVQVRLVLEKHFADPDFGVEELAQALHLSRSQALRKIKALTGSTPVVLMRDFRLAKAQTLLEQGGHTVADVAYACGFNTPNYFSDVYFQAYGHRPSEHIKA is encoded by the coding sequence ATGGCGTGGATGCTGCCAGCCGATGGTGCCGGTCAGGCGGTCAACACCCGCCTCTACACCACCGAAGACGGCCTCTCCGTCGGGATGCCCACGGACGTGTATCGCGATGACAATGGCTTCCTATGGGTCCTGGGGCAGCAGGGCATCCAGCGGTTCGACGGGCACCGTTTCGAGAGTTTCAACCGCCTTGTTCCGGACACCCTGCAGCGGAGCCTCATCGGCGTGCCGAGGTTCCATGTGGACCCCGAGGGGTGGGTCTGGCTTGTGGAGAAGAACGGCCGGCACGCCTTGCGTTTCGACCCCCTGACGGAACGGACCGAGGTGAAGGTGGGGCCCATTGTGCTGCCCACCAAACCTGACATGCAGCGCATCTGCCCGTATCTCTACCCCTTCTATGATGTATTGCAGCCCCTCGGAAGTCCCGAATCGCTGCGCAAACGGGTGCGGGAACTCGCCGGCTATGAGTACCGGCCATGGGCGTTCCAGCGCACCCGTGATGGCCGCATCTGGTTGCACCGCAGCGATGCGCGCATCGTGCCGCTCGGACCAGCGACGGGACCCGAGACACCTCTGCGGCAACCGGCCGCAGCACAGGACCGCGCCATATCGCTAAGCACTGGATCCTTTTGGCTGCCACGACCGGATGGAAGCTTGCAGCGCATCCAGCTGCCCCATGCCGAGTTGGGTCACATGGTGGAGTTCCACGACCTGGACGATGCTGGCGGCTACTGGCTGATGGTGGGGGGGCACCATCTGATGTACGTTGACCTTCAGACCGGCGAGACCATCGACCATGGCAAATTGGTGGCGCGTGCGAGCCGGGTGTTCCGCGATACGGAAGGGATCCTCTGGTCATGCACGGAAGCGGGCCTGCTGCGGCTGCGCGAGCCGCTGCCCTGGTTCACACCAATCGCCGCATCGCCCACCAGCGGCGTCAACGCGGGCAAGGGCCGCAGCATTCGAGGCTTGGTGGAGGAGTCCGGAGCCCGCTATCTGATGTTCGAGGACAACGGAGGCATGCTGCGCGTGGATGCCAGCGGATCGATCACGACCATGGCCGCCAGATCGCCCGATGGCGGTACCGCGCTCGTGGAAGGGATCTGCAAGGCGGCCAATGGCACGGTCTGGGTCATCAGCGACGGGCGGTTGCATGCCTTCGTGGGCGACGGTCCCCAGTTGAGGCCGGGCCCAACGGTGCATGGCGCACGCATCACCTCCCTGCATGCCTCCCGGTCCGGCGATCGTTGCATCCTTTTTCTGGAGAATGACAGCGCCGTGCTCTTCGATCCGGCGGCTGAACGCCTCGGCGGCCCCTTCCCGCTGTCCAAGGCGCAGGATGCCGAAGTGCTCCTCACCGGGCAACGGCTCTATGTGCCGGACAGCAGGGGGCTGCGCATCGTGGAACTCGGAAGCATGCGGGTACGCACCATCGACCTGCGGTTGAGCGAGCCAATGCTGGAGAAAGGTGTGCGTGGTATCGTGCCCGCCGGGCACATGCTTCACATAGGCACCAGCAACGGCATCCTCTGCGTGGACACCAACACCTGGCGCGTGATACGGCACATCAGCGAAGCGGATGGCCTGGCCGACCCGGTGGTGTTCAGCCTGCTGGGTGAGCGCGACCGGCTTTGGGTGGGCACCAACAACGGCTTGACCCTGGTGGACCCCAACACCGGGCAATGCCTCAACTTCCGCATGGAGGATGGCCTGCCCTTCAACGAGTTCAACACCGGACCGGTATTGCTCGACGCCGGGGGCCGCTGCTGGATGGGCGGACAGAACGGCCTGGTGCACTTCGATCCCGCCGAGGTGAGCGCGATCCCGCGCGATGGGGCCCGCTTGCGGCCGGTCCAGCTCCGCATTTCCGATGACCGCGCCACCACCTGGACCGAGCATCACACCGGCCTGTCGCAACGCATCACCCTGCGGCCGCATGAGCGCACCATGTCCATCGCCTTCGCCCTGGACAAGCTCACCGATCCCAGCGCGCATCGCTTCAGCTACTACCTGGAGGGCCTCGAACCGCCGTGGTTCAATACCGGTGACCGTGCCGAGGTCAGCTACCATGGACTGACACCTGGTGATTACCGCTTTCGCGTGAAGGCCTTCGACCACCGCGGGGTGGCGGCGCTCAATGAACTGGACATACCCATCACCGTGATGCAGGTCTGGTATCTCCGCAAATGGGCCATCGCGCTTTGGTTGGCCTTGTTGGCCCTGATCACCGTGGTGCTGCTGCGCCAGGCGACGCGCCGCCGGGCGAAGCTCGCCGAAGCCGCACGCGTCCTGGAACTCAACGCGTTCAAGGACCGGTTCTTCGCCAATGTGACGCACGAGTTCCGCACACCGATCACCGTGATACAGGGATTGGCCGGACAACTGGGCGCTGACACCACGGCCCCGGCGGAGGTGCAGGGCAAGGCGGCCGTGATACAACGCAACAGCCAACGCCTGTTGGGCCTGGTCGATCAGGTATTGGACCTGACCCGGTTGGAACATGGGCGGCTGGAACTGGATCGCCGGCCAGGCCAATTGCGTGCCTACCTGCGCCGCATCCTGCGAGCGCATCATTCCCTGGCGGGTGTGCGCGGCTTGCGCTTGGATGTGGAGGTCACCGGTGATGATGTGATCGTGCTGTACGACGCGGAGCGCCTGCGCCAGATCGCCGACAACCTGGTGGGCAACGCCTTGAAATTCACCCCGCCCGCTGGGGTGGTCACGGTACGGGCCATCATTGCCAGCCATGTCCTGTGCGACCTGACCTTGGAGGTAAGCGATACCGGACCGGGCATGGCCGAAGCGGACCTGCCACGCATCTTCGATCGCTTCTTCCAGAGCGAAAGCCATGACCGCATCGCATCGGGAGGAACCGGGATCGGGCTGGCCCTGGTGAAAGAATTGGTGGACGCGATGGGGGGCAAGGTCTTGGTGGAGAGTGAGTTGGGCAAAGGCGCCTGCTTCACCGTCAAACTGTCCCTGGAGTATGCCGAGCCCGGACAGGTGGCCCAACCCGCCGATGAGGAGCAGGTCCCTGTCAGCACGCAAGAACCTGCTCCTGTGGCTGAGGCGAGGACCTTCGATGGGGATCGACCTGTGCTTCTGGTGGTGGAGGATGACCCCGACGTGGGCGACTACATCATGGACTGCGTATCGGCCCAGCACCATGTGTTGCGCGCCCGCGATGGTGACCAAGGACTGGCCATGGCCAGGGAGCACATTCCCGACCTGATCCTGAGCGACGTGATGATGCCCGGCATGGACGGCTTCGCATTGTGCCATGCATTGAAAGGTGACGCCCTGACCAGCCATATCCCGGTGGCGATGCTCACCGCACGAAGCGACCAGCCCTCACGACTGGAGGGCATCACCAGGGGGGCCGATGCCTACCTGGTGAAGCCGTTCGACGAACGCGAACTGCTGGCTGTGCTGGAGAACCTGCACCGTTTGCAGCGGAATATCCAGCAACGCTACCAGCGTGAGTGGGAGGAGCGCACGGCCGCTTTGGAAAAGGCGGGATCGGAGGGCCGGGAGACCGGTCCGCGATCCAACGGCGGGCCCATCCCCGAAGACATCGAGCACGTCTTCCTGGTGCAGGTGCGCTTGGTGCTGGAGAAGCATTTCGCCGACCCGGACTTTGGTGTGGAAGAGTTGGCACAGGCGCTTCACCTGAGCCGTAGCCAGGCGCTGCGCAAGATCAAGGCGCTCACCGGCAGCACCCCGGTGGTGCTCATGCGTGACTTCCGCCTGGCCAAGGCACAGACCCTGTTGGAACAAGGGGGGCATACGGTGGCCGACGTGGCCTATGCATGTGGCTTCAACACCCCGAACTACTTCAGCGACGTCTATTTCCAAGCCTACGGCCACCGCCCTTCGGAGCATATCAAGGCTTGA
- a CDS encoding T9SS type A sorting domain-containing protein: MNTADRTPIRAPHGIPTWASRLRGALRLFTLSILTAPIGVVAQNVTTNGGSGLAATYPTLNAAITALNAATISSPVVITLLDDETTPQGGFIITASGTAVNTITLRGVGSTPTVTVTAAVPVTGVTHDAIFEIRGGDWIIIENFRMREHAATPVYTPGSNNMTEWGVALTLASPTNGPLNCTVRNNDIALDRLYPTSFGVYANAWHQAETPTTSVALSAPAAMPATFSCSGLVVRGNAIRSVNIGVAVVGARSASSTPPAVNAYNDNITIGGPNPADGNIITDFGSTGAPAGAGVVGIQAGQNAITLRNTRNYVIANNDITSFEEYNGGVLRGIYVDNQTTGSGGGVPAEPAGVTTQVIDNNRISLRQFTSGNAIQSIYVHFNTNNNTVGSSLSVNNNEFHNTDHTNAGPTASGAITFISCNSGSRSHNINNNLFTDLQVKTTGDVTMINSVTIPANATKRVNNNRIVGSFTQTTGGFGTLLLYRAQNGTTPGAFEESIDNDFSNITFSGTGLIAGWDMATNSNNVTRTVTTNTFTNWDVTGNTSLNMIVLSVGGSGVSTVSGNTIRNITRAGTSGALVGLRLGGTGFATATNNTIEGITCGGSTSPNNASGIRINVPANVVGNRIHGLVVTGNFPLVGIDLEGTGVTTPSEPTVTVVRNRISGLHATNSGNAVTVRGIRVESNVGSGTSTSVRNIFIHNNLIGDLRASATGTTTANPSQVTGIDLLGTASFSNRYVSFNTIHLNASSTGTNNFGTSGVFHTTSGTATSNRLVMRNNIIVNTSTAKGTTGRTVAFRRSDATLTNYSNTAGQVSDRNLFHVGNGAMAFIFSNGTTHLATLAAYQALATLAPRDANSVSEMPTFMSVDGTNYGFLHLDPTVFSLAESGGIAITSPASITTDFDGDTRQNPPDIGADEICGPWAGGPYGIATIYVDADGDGYGDPATAVGGTCGVAPPAGHVNNGDDCDDTNALVWQNGLLYVDADGDGYTNGTETVCYGAAAPEGYSVGTLGADCDDSDPLVWQSGLLYVDADGDGYTNGTQTVCYGATVPEGYSASTLGADCDDSDALLWQNGQLYVDADGDGYTNGTQTVCYGATVPEGYSASTLGADCDDSDPLVWQNGLLYVDADGDGYDNGTQTVCYGAAAPEGYSVGTSGTDCDDSDPNLTQEGEACDDGDAGTENDLVTAACTCAGTPVVSCTADLFFVHNTTTNYQDLVWTIHDQNTNAVVVSGGINPGAGSMPLCLPNGCYYLRVSNSGTGTITGGYRLILKNAVGAYNNDRIIDDTDNLVLGPGGDNGISNNEGFCITNGSIGGDEPIYTSCDRNWWKSGDYLVASENATVSAEFGGPYASSSGYEFWFYDPNGGLSFRKTRVHTVSDGFAPNNAVRACHIKLNNWAAANHLQNGTLYNVRIRGVVAGNPIGEYGPACRVVLDPVLAQCHPTGLNDIPGNPNFSCGVDRIWGGPNQLANRIFCRPVAGANLYEWEFTNDPNEQAYSAVLQTTGVQRHLNWTSQPAMQTGRTYNVRVRASKNNGASWCDWGWTCQVTIIPSAAPGNESMALEGDAASDLALWPNPNNGQQVWIALDEVHVNTVAIDIFDLRGQRVMAREIATQGGELYTNIDLGGLAAGTYLVTITAGDQQHVKRLVIQP; this comes from the coding sequence ATGAACACCGCTGACCGTACCCCGATCCGCGCGCCCCACGGCATACCGACCTGGGCCTCCCGGCTTCGTGGCGCACTCCGCCTCTTCACCCTGTCGATCCTTACCGCACCCATCGGGGTCGTGGCCCAGAACGTCACCACCAACGGAGGGTCGGGGCTGGCGGCCACGTACCCCACACTGAACGCCGCCATCACCGCACTGAACGCGGCGACCATCTCCTCGCCGGTGGTCATCACATTGCTGGATGACGAGACCACACCACAGGGCGGTTTCATCATCACGGCCTCGGGCACGGCGGTCAACACCATCACCCTCCGGGGTGTGGGCAGCACCCCCACGGTGACCGTGACCGCCGCAGTGCCCGTGACCGGGGTCACCCACGATGCCATTTTCGAGATCAGGGGTGGCGACTGGATCATCATCGAGAACTTCCGGATGCGGGAGCATGCCGCCACGCCGGTGTACACGCCCGGTTCCAACAACATGACCGAATGGGGCGTGGCCCTGACCCTGGCAAGCCCTACCAATGGCCCGCTGAACTGCACCGTCCGGAACAACGACATCGCCCTGGACCGGCTCTACCCCACCAGCTTCGGGGTCTATGCCAACGCCTGGCACCAGGCGGAGACCCCCACCACCTCGGTCGCTCTTTCGGCCCCTGCAGCGATGCCGGCGACTTTTTCCTGCTCCGGCCTGGTGGTGCGCGGCAACGCCATCAGAAGTGTGAACATCGGCGTCGCGGTGGTAGGCGCCCGATCCGCCTCCAGCACCCCTCCGGCGGTGAACGCCTACAACGACAACATCACCATCGGCGGCCCGAACCCTGCGGATGGGAATATCATCACCGACTTCGGTTCCACGGGCGCGCCCGCTGGTGCTGGCGTCGTCGGCATCCAGGCCGGCCAGAACGCGATCACCCTGCGCAACACGCGCAACTACGTCATCGCCAACAACGACATCACCAGCTTCGAGGAGTACAATGGCGGCGTGCTGCGGGGGATCTATGTGGACAACCAGACCACTGGATCCGGCGGCGGCGTACCTGCAGAACCTGCCGGTGTGACGACACAGGTCATCGACAACAACCGGATCTCCCTGCGCCAATTCACGAGTGGCAATGCCATCCAGTCCATCTACGTCCACTTCAACACCAACAACAACACTGTGGGATCGTCATTGTCGGTCAATAACAACGAGTTCCACAACACCGACCACACCAATGCTGGGCCGACCGCGTCCGGGGCCATCACCTTCATCAGCTGCAACTCAGGGTCGCGCAGCCACAACATCAACAACAACCTGTTCACCGACCTGCAGGTGAAGACCACCGGGGACGTGACCATGATCAACAGCGTGACCATACCGGCCAACGCGACCAAGCGGGTGAACAACAACCGCATCGTGGGATCCTTCACGCAAACGACAGGGGGCTTCGGGACGCTGCTCCTGTACAGGGCCCAGAACGGCACCACGCCCGGTGCTTTCGAAGAGAGCATCGACAATGACTTCAGCAACATCACATTCAGCGGCACCGGTTTGATCGCGGGCTGGGACATGGCCACCAACAGCAACAATGTGACGCGGACGGTGACCACCAACACCTTCACCAACTGGGATGTCACGGGCAACACTTCACTCAACATGATCGTGCTGAGCGTTGGTGGCTCCGGGGTTTCCACGGTGAGCGGCAATACCATCCGCAACATCACCAGGGCGGGTACCAGCGGCGCCTTGGTGGGGCTGCGATTGGGTGGAACAGGCTTCGCCACCGCGACCAACAACACGATCGAGGGCATCACCTGTGGCGGGAGCACATCCCCCAATAACGCCAGCGGTATCCGCATCAACGTACCTGCGAACGTGGTCGGCAACCGCATCCATGGGCTGGTGGTGACCGGAAACTTCCCCCTCGTGGGCATCGATCTCGAGGGAACCGGTGTGACGACGCCATCGGAGCCCACGGTGACCGTGGTGCGCAACCGGATCAGCGGCCTGCATGCCACCAATTCCGGCAACGCGGTGACAGTGCGGGGCATTCGGGTGGAATCGAACGTGGGCTCCGGCACGAGCACCTCCGTCCGCAACATCTTCATCCACAACAACCTGATCGGTGACCTGCGGGCGTCCGCCACCGGGACCACAACCGCCAACCCTTCACAAGTGACCGGCATCGACCTGCTGGGCACGGCCTCATTCAGCAACCGCTACGTGTCCTTCAACACCATCCACCTCAACGCCAGCAGCACCGGGACCAACAACTTCGGCACCAGCGGGGTGTTCCATACCACAAGCGGCACCGCCACGTCCAACCGCCTGGTGATGCGCAACAACATCATCGTGAACACTTCCACCGCGAAAGGCACGACCGGACGTACGGTGGCCTTCCGGAGGAGCGATGCGACGCTGACCAACTACAGCAACACCGCAGGGCAGGTCTCCGACCGCAACCTCTTCCATGTGGGCAATGGTGCCATGGCCTTCATCTTCTCCAACGGCACGACCCACCTGGCGACCCTCGCGGCCTACCAGGCACTTGCGACACTGGCGCCGCGCGACGCCAACTCCGTGTCGGAGATGCCCACCTTCATGAGCGTGGATGGCACCAACTACGGCTTCCTGCACCTGGACCCCACGGTGTTCTCACTGGCCGAAAGCGGCGGCATCGCGATCACATCGCCAGCTTCCATCACCACGGACTTCGACGGCGACACCCGCCAGAACCCGCCTGATATCGGTGCCGATGAGATCTGCGGTCCATGGGCAGGCGGGCCATACGGCATTGCGACCATCTACGTGGATGCCGACGGCGACGGCTACGGCGATCCTGCGACCGCCGTGGGCGGCACCTGTGGAGTGGCCCCACCAGCAGGCCACGTGAACAACGGCGATGATTGCGACGACACCAACGCCCTGGTGTGGCAGAACGGCCTGCTCTATGTGGATGCGGATGGCGACGGGTATACCAATGGGACCGAGACCGTATGCTATGGCGCTGCGGCACCCGAAGGGTACAGCGTGGGGACTCTGGGTGCCGACTGCGATGACAGCGACCCCTTGGTGTGGCAGAGCGGCCTGCTCTACGTGGATGCGGATGGCGACGGATATACCAATGGCACCCAGACCGTGTGCTATGGCGCGACCGTGCCTGAAGGGTACAGCGCCAGTACCCTGGGTGCCGACTGCGATGACAGCGACGCCTTGCTGTGGCAGAACGGCCAGCTCTACGTGGATGCGGACGGCGACGGATATACCAATGGTACCCAGACCGTGTGCTATGGCGCGACCGTGCCTGAAGGGTACAGCGCCAGTACCCTGGGTGCCGACTGCGACGACAGTGATCCCTTGGTGTGGCAGAATGGCCTGCTCTACGTGGATGCGGACGGCGACGGGTATGACAATGGGACCCAGACCGTGTGCTACGGCGCTGCGGCACCTGAAGGGTACAGCGTGGGGACATCGGGTACGGACTGCGACGACAGCGACCCGAACCTGACCCAGGAAGGGGAGGCCTGTGACGATGGTGACGCGGGGACCGAGAACGATCTGGTGACTGCAGCGTGCACCTGCGCGGGTACACCGGTGGTTTCCTGTACCGCCGACCTCTTCTTCGTGCACAACACCACCACCAACTACCAGGACCTGGTGTGGACGATCCACGACCAGAACACCAACGCGGTGGTGGTGAGCGGCGGCATCAATCCCGGTGCGGGCAGCATGCCCCTGTGCCTGCCCAACGGCTGCTACTACCTGCGGGTGAGCAACAGCGGCACGGGCACCATCACGGGCGGCTACCGCTTGATCCTGAAGAACGCCGTGGGCGCATACAACAACGACCGCATCATCGACGATACGGACAACCTGGTGCTGGGCCCCGGTGGCGACAACGGCATCAGCAACAACGAGGGCTTCTGCATCACCAATGGTTCCATCGGCGGCGATGAGCCCATCTACACCAGCTGCGACCGCAACTGGTGGAAGAGCGGCGACTACCTGGTGGCGAGCGAGAATGCCACAGTGAGCGCCGAGTTCGGCGGTCCATATGCCAGCAGCAGCGGCTACGAGTTCTGGTTCTACGACCCCAACGGTGGCCTCAGCTTCCGCAAGACGCGCGTGCACACGGTGAGCGATGGCTTCGCGCCCAACAACGCGGTGCGCGCCTGCCACATCAAACTCAACAACTGGGCGGCGGCGAACCACCTGCAGAACGGCACCCTCTACAACGTGCGCATCCGTGGCGTGGTGGCCGGCAACCCGATTGGTGAGTACGGCCCCGCCTGCCGCGTGGTGCTCGATCCGGTGCTGGCCCAGTGCCACCCCACGGGCTTGAACGACATCCCCGGCAACCCCAACTTCAGCTGCGGCGTGGACCGCATCTGGGGCGGGCCCAACCAATTGGCCAACCGCATCTTCTGCCGCCCGGTGGCCGGTGCCAACCTCTACGAGTGGGAGTTCACCAACGACCCCAACGAACAGGCCTATAGCGCCGTGCTGCAGACCACGGGCGTGCAGCGGCACTTGAACTGGACCAGCCAGCCCGCCATGCAGACCGGCCGCACCTACAACGTGCGTGTGCGGGCCAGCAAGAACAATGGCGCCAGCTGGTGCGATTGGGGCTGGACCTGCCAGGTGACCATTATCCCCAGCGCAGCGCCGGGCAACGAGAGCATGGCCCTGGAAGGCGATGCCGCCAGCGACCTGGCCCTCTGGCCCAACCCCAACAACGGCCAGCAAGTGTGGATCGCATTGGATGAAGTGCATGTCAACACCGTGGCGATCGACATCTTCGATCTGCGCGGCCAGCGCGTGATGGCACGCGAGATCGCCACGCAAGGCGGAGAGCTCTACACCAACATCGACCTCGGTGGCCTGGCGGCCGGCACCTACCTGGTGACGATCACCGCCGGTGACCAGCAACACGTGAAGCGCTTGGTGATCCAACCATAG
- a CDS encoding T9SS type A sorting domain-containing protein, translating into MTANLAAWYKADLNVVGDPVSAWNTSGGSATGFQLNQGNAAYRPGLTSGDVNYKRYNYNPRVSFSAANLTRLENGSTSPDLYGTAGSVFLVSDHNTTYATALSYSTGLSTKRIQMKPTFRIQTSTGSSGYTADFGMPTEYSVNSAALFAVSGLGVNAAHRLNSVSLACSICGNTTFNPNITTGLRVGRNAAGGGSEYLTGGLGEIVIYSNSLNALQIRRIESYLAVKYGITRGGNTGVGAAFNYVSANNTTIWDKPLNAGYNNDIAGIGRDDASALVQKQSISVNNGEPVSIGLVSIDASNAANGHSFDANTSFLMWGNNGLSLQTEISDPNCFIDLPPGIEARIQRVWKSQATNFSQLVTVGFEAYMLVGYTPLGNLRLLVDDDGTNWTNAMVISGAVMDGARIEFAGVTLDAERPFFTLATIHYNNTPLPIEWLHFSAQPAGPDAVQLDWATASETGNAWFDVERSRGGATFEGLARIPGAGHSMSPILYRYMDLGPLPGTNYYRLRQVDLYGMATYSEVRAVTTDMHPGLRVFPNPANDVLYIVGADPEEGTTVQVFTAAGAHVPLPDVVLHEGLLNVSTLPRGLYLLRIGDRVARFVKE; encoded by the coding sequence GTGACCGCCAACCTGGCCGCCTGGTACAAGGCCGACCTGAACGTTGTAGGTGATCCGGTCAGTGCATGGAACACGAGCGGAGGCAGTGCGACCGGTTTTCAACTCAACCAAGGGAACGCCGCCTATCGACCGGGACTTACCAGCGGGGACGTCAACTACAAGCGTTACAACTACAACCCGAGGGTGTCCTTCTCGGCGGCCAACCTGACCCGATTGGAGAACGGTTCCACCTCGCCTGACCTGTATGGCACAGCAGGCAGCGTGTTCCTGGTGAGCGATCACAACACCACGTACGCCACGGCACTGAGCTACTCCACGGGTCTGTCCACGAAGCGGATCCAGATGAAGCCCACCTTCAGGATACAGACCTCGACAGGATCGAGCGGATACACCGCCGACTTCGGCATGCCGACGGAATACTCGGTCAACTCCGCCGCGTTGTTCGCCGTTTCCGGCCTCGGTGTGAATGCTGCGCACCGGTTGAACTCGGTGTCCCTCGCGTGCAGTATCTGCGGCAACACCACTTTCAATCCGAACATCACCACAGGCCTCCGGGTGGGACGCAATGCGGCTGGCGGGGGATCCGAATACCTCACCGGGGGCTTGGGCGAGATCGTGATCTACAGCAACTCCCTCAACGCGTTACAGATACGCCGGATCGAATCCTACCTCGCAGTGAAGTACGGCATCACCCGCGGTGGCAATACGGGGGTGGGTGCCGCATTCAACTATGTGAGCGCGAACAACACGACCATCTGGGACAAACCCTTGAACGCGGGGTACAACAACGATATCGCCGGGATCGGGCGGGACGATGCGAGCGCGCTGGTACAAAAGCAGTCCATCAGCGTGAACAATGGAGAGCCGGTGTCCATTGGCCTGGTGAGCATTGACGCGAGCAACGCCGCCAATGGCCATTCGTTCGACGCGAACACCTCATTCCTGATGTGGGGCAACAACGGGCTTTCCCTGCAGACCGAGATCTCCGACCCGAACTGCTTCATTGACCTGCCCCCGGGCATAGAGGCGAGGATCCAACGGGTGTGGAAGTCGCAGGCGACGAACTTCAGCCAGCTCGTCACGGTCGGATTCGAGGCCTACATGCTGGTGGGGTACACGCCCCTGGGGAACCTCCGCCTGTTGGTGGATGACGATGGTACGAACTGGACGAACGCCATGGTGATCTCCGGCGCGGTGATGGACGGGGCCCGCATCGAATTCGCAGGGGTCACACTGGATGCCGAACGGCCATTCTTCACACTTGCCACGATCCATTACAACAACACCCCATTGCCGATCGAGTGGCTGCACTTCTCCGCACAGCCCGCTGGACCGGATGCCGTCCAGCTGGATTGGGCCACAGCCAGCGAGACCGGCAATGCCTGGTTCGATGTGGAACGCAGCCGGGGAGGAGCGACCTTCGAGGGCCTGGCCCGTATCCCAGGTGCAGGCCACTCCATGTCCCCGATCCTCTACCGCTACATGGACCTGGGGCCCTTACCGGGCACCAACTACTACCGTCTCAGGCAGGTGGATCTTTACGGTATGGCCACCTATTCGGAAGTGCGTGCTGTGACCACGGATATGCATCCGGGCCTCCGCGTGTTCCCCAATCCGGCGAACGATGTGTTGTATATCGTGGGGGCCGACCCCGAAGAAGGGACCACGGTGCAGGTTTTCACGGCGGCCGGTGCGCATGTACCCCTCCCCGATGTGGTGCTCCACGAAGGCCTGCTCAATGTGAGCACCTTGCCACGAGGGCTCTACTTGTTGCGGATCGGCGACAGGGTCGCTCGGTTCGTGAAGGAATAG